Proteins from a single region of Esox lucius isolate fEsoLuc1 chromosome 13, fEsoLuc1.pri, whole genome shotgun sequence:
- the scarf2 gene encoding scavenger receptor class F member 2 isoform X2 has product MALKNIFAVVVVCLFFCSSFSQELNPKGRNVCKLPGTPAFACCSGWAQIGEECLTPLCEGNFTCKENEVCVRPNECRCRHGYFGASCDTKCPNQFWGPDCKGKCQCFPNGQCDDVTGKCTCNSNRWGTNCEKPCLCQKGKCDQETGTCTCQYGFWGPQCANNCYCSLNSVCDQATGRCTCSPGWSGRNCAIQCNCNNSPCEQFTGRCQCRERLWGPRCERYCQCVHGKCNQADGTCTCTPGYRGKFCREPCPAGFYGQNCRNRCGQCKGQQPCKITEGRCVTCESGWNGTKCDQMCLPGFFGENCLEVCPPCKDGHFCNRIDGKCTHCNPGWIGDRCEVRCPNGTYGDNCENDCSHCFNGVCHVATGECLCDPGFFGTYCNMTCQMGQYGVNCAQTCSCHDKNCHPASGACNLQPNQRMGVIAAGTLVSFLLIVLLSLLCCCCLCRNKDDHSNKAKRILCGRFSRISTKLPRIPLRRQKLPKVVVSHHDPENTFNCSFIDPPSAAEQPCPSSWSSQESFDSFEEEPSDDGPVYCVPHEESLNESKEKPAAEKPSTASAPSEDDAGEYTSLKDTAATATPSKTQAGDASQAPLLKSSGSEGSTSGSETAIGALYARIKRLSKNSKEEEDGGGSTVTIEVKGNGKPPSPGGKTCATAKPRPPDPSTKPKVSWIHGNTGGTAPQAEQPNHGGKGLAVPKERTTRSSSDSSAKSEERHRLRETTNEKKNQDGKGTEVNGSPSKHKAHWLGRSGEDINHMEHINGVVQNALKKIGNFHNSNPDKKTADKAAEPLKEPPKSPKVIHPHMNSEAATLLAAQLKEKTQSINRNEGTGLAKTNGLSTPTLRDRGDREKPTPPQKAKRTTAPIPGNQGSTKPLLPTTPSLQKMVGVPTVDPTTPEVVPKSPEKQDLNGSRVVESGGTGDPTPKKTPIKKPPRKKGKDGTLDTTVETKTPTKTAIMPPQMVK; this is encoded by the exons ATGGCATTGAAGAACATTTTTGCAGTTGTGgtggtttgtttatttttttgttcgaGTTTCAGCCAAGAACTCAATCCCAAAGGCAGGAATGTATGCAAATTACCAGG gACTCCAGCCTTTGCTTGCTGCAGCGGGTGGGCGCAGATAGGAGAGGAATGTTTGACAC CTCTCTGTGAAGGCAACTTTACCTGTAAGGAGAATGAGGTGTGCGTTAGGCCCAACGAATGTCGCTGTCGCCACGGATACTTCGGGGCCAGTTGTGATACAA AATGCCCCAACCAGTTCTGGGGTCCCGACTGCAAGGGAAAGTGCCAATGTTTCCCCAATGGCCAATGCGACGACGTGACGGGCAAGTGCACGTGCAACTCCAACCGCTGGGGGACCAACTGCGAGAAGCCCTGCCTCTGCCAGAAAGGCAAGTGTGACCAGGAAACGGGTACGTGCACTTGTCAGTACGGCTTCTGGGGGCCGCAGTGTGCCAACAACTGCTACTGCAGCCTCAACTCGGTCTGCGACCAGGCCACCGGGAGGTGCACCTGTAGTCCCGGCTGGTCGGGGAGGAACTGCGCCATCCAGTGCAACTGTAACAACTCCCCGTGCGAGCAGTTCACCGGCCGCTGCCAGTGCCGGGAGAGATTGTGGGGCCCGCGCTGTGAGAGGTATTGCCAGTGCGTCCACGGGAAATGCAACCAGGCCGACGGCACGTGCACCTGCACGCCGGGCTACAGGGGGAAGTTCTGCAGGGAACCGTGTCCCGCGGGGTTCTACGGACAGAACTGCCGGAACAG GTGTGGTCAGTGTAAAGGCCAGCAGCCCTGTAAGATAACAGAAGGGAGATGTGTGACCTGTGAGAGTGGCTGGAATGGGACCAAGTGTGATCAGATGTGCCTGCCGGGCTTCTTTGGAGAAAACTGCCTGGAGGTTTGTCCGCCCTGTAAAGACGGTCACTTCTGCAACCGCATCGATGGAAAGTGCACCCACTGCAACCCTGGCTGGATCGGGGACAG GTGTGAGGTGCGCTGTCCCAACGGTACTTATGGGGACAACTGCGAGAATGACTGCAGCCACTGTTTTAACGGCGTGTGTCATGTTGCTACTGGAGAATGCCTGTGTGACCCGGGTTTCTTTGGAACCTA CTGCAATATGACCTGTCAAATGGGCCAATACGGCGTGAACTGTGCCCAGACCTGCTCCTGTCATGACAAGAACTGCCACCCAGCGTCTGGTGCCTGTAACCTGC AGCCCAATCAGCGGATGGGCGTGATCGCGGCAGGAACCCTGGTGTCCTTTCTGCTCATTGTGCTGCTCTCCCTCCTCTGCTGCTGCTGCCTCTGCCGAAACAAAGACGATCacag CAATAAAGCCAAGCGGATCCTGTGCGGACGATTCAGCCGAATCAGCACCAAACTCCCCCGGATACCACTGAGACGACAGAAGCTGCCCAAAGTAGTCG TATCCCACCATGACCCTGAGAACACATTCAACTGCAGCTTCATCGATCCCCCCTCCGCAGCCGAGCAGCCCTGTCCCTCCTCCTGGTCGTCCCAGGAGTCGTTTGATTCATTTGAGGAAGAACCTAGTGACGACGGGCCAGTGTACTGTGTGCCACACGAAG AGTCGCTGAATGAGAGTAAGGAGAAGCCGGCAGCTGAGAAGCCGTCAACAGCGTCCGCTCCCAGTGAGGACGACGCAGGAGAGTACACCTCTCTGAAAGACACCGCCGCTACCGCCACCCCCTCTAAGACCCAGGCTGGGGATGCAAGCCAAGCCCCCCTCCTCAAGTCCTCTGGCAGTGAGGGCTCCACCAGTGGGTCGGAGACGGCGATTGGTGCCCTCTACGCCCGAATTAAACGTCTGTCCAAGAACTccaaggaggaagaggacgggGGCGGCAGCACGGTCACGATCGAAGTCAAAGGTAACGGCAAGCCGCCGTCCCCTGGAGGGAAGACATGCGCCACCGCCAAACCTCGCCCTCCAGACCCGTCCACCAAGCCCAAGGTGTCATGGATCCACGGGAACACCGGGGGTACCGCGCCCCAGGCGGAGCAGCCGAACCATGGGGGCAAGGGGCTGGCGGTGCCCAAGGAGAGGACAACCAGGAGCTCCAGTGATAGCTCAGCCAAGAGCGAGGAGAGGCATAGGCTGAGGGAGACGACCAACGAGAAGAAGAACCAGGACGGGAAGGGGACGGAGGTCAATGGTTCCCCCAGCAAACACAAGGCCCACTGGCTGGGCAGGTCCGGGGAGGACATCAACCACATGGAGCACATCAACGGGGTGGTGCAAAACGCTCTGAAGAAGATCGGCAACTTCCATAACTCCAACCCAGACAAGAAGACGGCCGACAAAGCAGCGGAGCCCCTGAAGGAGCCCCCCAAGAGTCCCAAAGTGATCCACCCCCACATGAACTCTGAGGCCGCTACGCTGCTGGCTGCCCAGCTCAAGGAGAAAACGCAGAGTATTAACCGGAATGAGGGCACCGGCCTGGCAAAGACCAATGGTCTGTCCACACCAACCCTCCGGGACCGAGGCGACCGGGAGAAGCCCACTCCTCCGCAGAAGGCCAAACGGACCACTGCACCCATCCCAGGCAACCAGGGCTCCACCAAGCCCCTGTTGCCCACCACGCCCAGCCTCCAGAAGATGGTAGGGGTCCCCACAGTGGACCCAACCACACCAGAGGTCGTCCCAAAGAGCCCGGAGAAGCAGGACTTGAACGGCTCAAGGGTGGTTGAGAGTGGTGGTACAGGGGACCCCACACCAAAGAAGACTCCTATCAAAAAACCTCCCAGAAAGAAAGGCAAGGATGGGACTTTGGATACTACTGTGGAAACTAAGACACCGACAAAGACAGCGATTATGCCACCGCAGATGGTCAAATAG
- the scarf2 gene encoding scavenger receptor class F member 2 isoform X1 gives MALKNIFAVVVVCLFFCSSFSQELNPKGRNVCKLPGTPAFACCSGWAQIGEECLTPLCEGNFTCKENEVCVRPNECRCRHGYFGASCDTKCPNQFWGPDCKGKCQCFPNGQCDDVTGKCTCNSNRWGTNCEKPCLCQKGKCDQETGTCTCQYGFWGPQCANNCYCSLNSVCDQATGRCTCSPGWSGRNCAIQCNCNNSPCEQFTGRCQCRERLWGPRCERYCQCVHGKCNQADGTCTCTPGYRGKFCREPCPAGFYGQNCRNRCGQCKGQQPCKITEGRCVTCESGWNGTKCDQMCLPGFFGENCLEVCPPCKDGHFCNRIDGKCTHCNPGWIGDRCEVRCPNGTYGDNCENDCSHCFNGVCHVATGECLCDPGFFGTYCNMTCQMGQYGVNCAQTCSCHDKNCHPASGACNLQPNQRMGVIAAGTLVSFLLIVLLSLLCCCCLCRNKDDHSPDQDNCTNSNKAKRILCGRFSRISTKLPRIPLRRQKLPKVVVSHHDPENTFNCSFIDPPSAAEQPCPSSWSSQESFDSFEEEPSDDGPVYCVPHEESLNESKEKPAAEKPSTASAPSEDDAGEYTSLKDTAATATPSKTQAGDASQAPLLKSSGSEGSTSGSETAIGALYARIKRLSKNSKEEEDGGGSTVTIEVKGNGKPPSPGGKTCATAKPRPPDPSTKPKVSWIHGNTGGTAPQAEQPNHGGKGLAVPKERTTRSSSDSSAKSEERHRLRETTNEKKNQDGKGTEVNGSPSKHKAHWLGRSGEDINHMEHINGVVQNALKKIGNFHNSNPDKKTADKAAEPLKEPPKSPKVIHPHMNSEAATLLAAQLKEKTQSINRNEGTGLAKTNGLSTPTLRDRGDREKPTPPQKAKRTTAPIPGNQGSTKPLLPTTPSLQKMVGVPTVDPTTPEVVPKSPEKQDLNGSRVVESGGTGDPTPKKTPIKKPPRKKGKDGTLDTTVETKTPTKTAIMPPQMVK, from the exons ATGGCATTGAAGAACATTTTTGCAGTTGTGgtggtttgtttatttttttgttcgaGTTTCAGCCAAGAACTCAATCCCAAAGGCAGGAATGTATGCAAATTACCAGG gACTCCAGCCTTTGCTTGCTGCAGCGGGTGGGCGCAGATAGGAGAGGAATGTTTGACAC CTCTCTGTGAAGGCAACTTTACCTGTAAGGAGAATGAGGTGTGCGTTAGGCCCAACGAATGTCGCTGTCGCCACGGATACTTCGGGGCCAGTTGTGATACAA AATGCCCCAACCAGTTCTGGGGTCCCGACTGCAAGGGAAAGTGCCAATGTTTCCCCAATGGCCAATGCGACGACGTGACGGGCAAGTGCACGTGCAACTCCAACCGCTGGGGGACCAACTGCGAGAAGCCCTGCCTCTGCCAGAAAGGCAAGTGTGACCAGGAAACGGGTACGTGCACTTGTCAGTACGGCTTCTGGGGGCCGCAGTGTGCCAACAACTGCTACTGCAGCCTCAACTCGGTCTGCGACCAGGCCACCGGGAGGTGCACCTGTAGTCCCGGCTGGTCGGGGAGGAACTGCGCCATCCAGTGCAACTGTAACAACTCCCCGTGCGAGCAGTTCACCGGCCGCTGCCAGTGCCGGGAGAGATTGTGGGGCCCGCGCTGTGAGAGGTATTGCCAGTGCGTCCACGGGAAATGCAACCAGGCCGACGGCACGTGCACCTGCACGCCGGGCTACAGGGGGAAGTTCTGCAGGGAACCGTGTCCCGCGGGGTTCTACGGACAGAACTGCCGGAACAG GTGTGGTCAGTGTAAAGGCCAGCAGCCCTGTAAGATAACAGAAGGGAGATGTGTGACCTGTGAGAGTGGCTGGAATGGGACCAAGTGTGATCAGATGTGCCTGCCGGGCTTCTTTGGAGAAAACTGCCTGGAGGTTTGTCCGCCCTGTAAAGACGGTCACTTCTGCAACCGCATCGATGGAAAGTGCACCCACTGCAACCCTGGCTGGATCGGGGACAG GTGTGAGGTGCGCTGTCCCAACGGTACTTATGGGGACAACTGCGAGAATGACTGCAGCCACTGTTTTAACGGCGTGTGTCATGTTGCTACTGGAGAATGCCTGTGTGACCCGGGTTTCTTTGGAACCTA CTGCAATATGACCTGTCAAATGGGCCAATACGGCGTGAACTGTGCCCAGACCTGCTCCTGTCATGACAAGAACTGCCACCCAGCGTCTGGTGCCTGTAACCTGC AGCCCAATCAGCGGATGGGCGTGATCGCGGCAGGAACCCTGGTGTCCTTTCTGCTCATTGTGCTGCTCTCCCTCCTCTGCTGCTGCTGCCTCTGCCGAAACAAAGACGATCacag tcctGACCAAGACAACTGTACCAACAGCAATAAAGCCAAGCGGATCCTGTGCGGACGATTCAGCCGAATCAGCACCAAACTCCCCCGGATACCACTGAGACGACAGAAGCTGCCCAAAGTAGTCG TATCCCACCATGACCCTGAGAACACATTCAACTGCAGCTTCATCGATCCCCCCTCCGCAGCCGAGCAGCCCTGTCCCTCCTCCTGGTCGTCCCAGGAGTCGTTTGATTCATTTGAGGAAGAACCTAGTGACGACGGGCCAGTGTACTGTGTGCCACACGAAG AGTCGCTGAATGAGAGTAAGGAGAAGCCGGCAGCTGAGAAGCCGTCAACAGCGTCCGCTCCCAGTGAGGACGACGCAGGAGAGTACACCTCTCTGAAAGACACCGCCGCTACCGCCACCCCCTCTAAGACCCAGGCTGGGGATGCAAGCCAAGCCCCCCTCCTCAAGTCCTCTGGCAGTGAGGGCTCCACCAGTGGGTCGGAGACGGCGATTGGTGCCCTCTACGCCCGAATTAAACGTCTGTCCAAGAACTccaaggaggaagaggacgggGGCGGCAGCACGGTCACGATCGAAGTCAAAGGTAACGGCAAGCCGCCGTCCCCTGGAGGGAAGACATGCGCCACCGCCAAACCTCGCCCTCCAGACCCGTCCACCAAGCCCAAGGTGTCATGGATCCACGGGAACACCGGGGGTACCGCGCCCCAGGCGGAGCAGCCGAACCATGGGGGCAAGGGGCTGGCGGTGCCCAAGGAGAGGACAACCAGGAGCTCCAGTGATAGCTCAGCCAAGAGCGAGGAGAGGCATAGGCTGAGGGAGACGACCAACGAGAAGAAGAACCAGGACGGGAAGGGGACGGAGGTCAATGGTTCCCCCAGCAAACACAAGGCCCACTGGCTGGGCAGGTCCGGGGAGGACATCAACCACATGGAGCACATCAACGGGGTGGTGCAAAACGCTCTGAAGAAGATCGGCAACTTCCATAACTCCAACCCAGACAAGAAGACGGCCGACAAAGCAGCGGAGCCCCTGAAGGAGCCCCCCAAGAGTCCCAAAGTGATCCACCCCCACATGAACTCTGAGGCCGCTACGCTGCTGGCTGCCCAGCTCAAGGAGAAAACGCAGAGTATTAACCGGAATGAGGGCACCGGCCTGGCAAAGACCAATGGTCTGTCCACACCAACCCTCCGGGACCGAGGCGACCGGGAGAAGCCCACTCCTCCGCAGAAGGCCAAACGGACCACTGCACCCATCCCAGGCAACCAGGGCTCCACCAAGCCCCTGTTGCCCACCACGCCCAGCCTCCAGAAGATGGTAGGGGTCCCCACAGTGGACCCAACCACACCAGAGGTCGTCCCAAAGAGCCCGGAGAAGCAGGACTTGAACGGCTCAAGGGTGGTTGAGAGTGGTGGTACAGGGGACCCCACACCAAAGAAGACTCCTATCAAAAAACCTCCCAGAAAGAAAGGCAAGGATGGGACTTTGGATACTACTGTGGAAACTAAGACACCGACAAAGACAGCGATTATGCCACCGCAGATGGTCAAATAG